A region of Solanum dulcamara chromosome 7, daSolDulc1.2, whole genome shotgun sequence DNA encodes the following proteins:
- the LOC129895101 gene encoding uncharacterized protein LOC129895101 codes for MDWLSWLSKTSLDPSLLYDYAIIFAHNQLDQDDIEYFNHEFLQSMGISIAKHRLEILKLATKEKGRSSSRNHIFWFVVAIRQAKQHFAKRLSTWTRRSDSSALLPLRNYSSRWKASMLKRNKKLTAAKQERPVMQSINATTIQGRLMMLTNGSPNLMIDSSDAWINSSSSSPAEGFRDDEDMDGIDGGNWPTVAIEEIKWDAMFQDLKPT; via the coding sequence ATGGACTGGTTATCATGGCTCTCCAAAACTAGCCTTGACCCTTCTCTTCTTTATGACTATGCTATTATTTTTGCTCATAATCAACTTGATCAAGATGATATAGAATATTTCAACCATGAATTTCTCCAAAGTATGGGCATTTCAATAGCCAAACATAGGCTAGAAATCCTCAAGCTTGCTACTAAGGAAAAGGGAAGAAGCAGCTCAAGAAATCATATCTTTTGGTTTGTTGTAGCTATTAGGCAAGCAAAACAACATTTTGCCAAGCGCTTGAGCACGTGGACTCGTCGGTCAGATTCAAGTGCCCTGCTGCCTCTGAGAAATTACAGTTCAAGATGGAAAGCATCTATGTTGAAGAGGAACAAGAAGTTAACTGCAGCTAAACAAGAAAGGCCAGTAATGCAGAGTATTAATGCTACTACTATTCAAGGAAGGTTGATGATGCTCACCAATGGGAGTCCCAATCTCATGATAGACTCTTCTGATGCCTGGATTAACAGCTCTTCAAGCTCCCCTGCTGAGGGTTTTCGCGATGATGAAGACATGGATGGCATTGATGGTGGAAACTGGCCAACTGTTGCTATTGAAGAGATTAAGTGGGATGCAATGTTTCAAGACTTGAAACCTACCTGA
- the LOC129896499 gene encoding uncharacterized protein LOC129896499, with protein MEASSSRNKPHGSSFHHHFQRSTSPSGRFCSYSMSSTSPSFSSFSNRDSDFMTRSTSPTRVNLRRSVSPSPNVRFSASAGRSISVYPHQQKQNSRPLPSNQKKTCMCSPTTHPGSFRCSLHKNMSQNRSHSNSSYRSSYHLNMRRSAMTNSLVRIGTVEGELVKRALAALIRPSSHHLRRRDDFQPRPSRLSVMSKAENS; from the coding sequence ATGGAGGCTTCGTCTTCTAGAAACAAACCTCATGGTTCAAGTTTTCATCACCATTTTCAACGATCCACTTCACCTTCGGGTCGGTTCTGCTCGTACTCAATGTCTTCAACTTCACCTAGTTTTTCCAGTTTCTCCAACAGGGATTCCGATTTCATGACCCGATCCACATCCCCAACCCGGGTGAATCTTCGCCGATCTGTCTCCCCATCGCCGAATGTAAGGTTTTCCGCCTCTGCCGGCCGTTCGATTTCAGTTTACCCTCATCAACAAAAGCAGAACAGTAGGCCGTTGCCGTCTAATCAGAAGAAAACATGCATGTGTTCGCCGACAACGCATCCAGGCTCATTCCGTTGCAGTCTTCACAAGAATATGAGCCAAAATCGGAGTCATTCCAACTCCTCTTATCGATCAAGCTATCACCTGAATATGCGTAGATCGGCCATGACAAACTCACTTGTTCGGATTGGAACTGTAGAAGGTGAACTGGTTAAGAGAGCGCTTGCCGCTTTGATCCGTCCATCTTCTCATCATCTCAGGCGAAGAGACGATTTTCAGCCGCGACCTAGCCGGCTCTCCGTCATGTCCAAGGCCGAAAATTCATGA
- the LOC129895099 gene encoding protein NUCLEAR FUSION DEFECTIVE 4 codes for MAFLKEGSRPPWVGLAAAVWVQIAAGSAYTFPLYSPALKSVLGFSQQQLTIIGVANDIGENVGILPGIACNKFPPWVILLVGLSLSFFGYGVLWLAVSQTVLTLPYWVLWLALVVATNSSAWMGTAVLVTNMRNFPLSRGTVAGILKGYVGLSGAVFTEIFAMVLNDSASDLLLFLTLGIPIICLSMMYFIRACTPASGEDSSEHVHFLFTQAASLLLAVYLLTTTILKTILSLNSSISYVLVGVMVILLMSPLAIPLKMTIFPSRHKRYGSSNDLTEEEVSSSQTASLLTPISSEADLGSFHEGEDVSEVDMLLAVGEGAVKKKRKPRRGEDFKFREAVIKADFWLLWLAYFFGVGSGVTVLNNLAQIGVALGVNDTTILLSLFSFCNFLGRLGAGVVSEHFVRSKTVPRTFWMMVTQIIMIITFLLYASALSGTLYAATALLGICFGVQFGVMIPTASELFGLKHFGIIFNFMQLGNPIGALLFSGLLAGYVYDTEAGKQQELHCLGPNCFRLTFLVLAGVSAFGAFLSMILTIRIRPVYQMLYAAGSFRLAQASDH; via the exons ATGGCTTTTCTAAAAGAAGGAAGCAGACCACCATGGGTAGGTCTTGCTGCTGCTGTTTGGGTACAGATAGCAGCTGGTTCAGCTTATACTTTCCCCCTTTATTCCCCTGCTTTGAAATCAGTTTTGGGTTTTAGTCAGCAGCAGCTGACTATTATTGGAGTGGCAAATGATATTGGGGAGAATGTTGGGATTCTTCCAGGAATAGCTTGCAACAAGTTCCCACCTTGGGTTATTTTGCTTGTTGGTCTctccctttctttttttggctaTGGTGTTCTCTGGCTTGCTGTCAGCCAAACTGTGTTGACCTTGCCTTATTGGGTT CTTTGGCTCGCACTGGTAGTTGCTACAAACAGCAGTGCATGGATGGGCACAGCAGTACTTGTCACCAATATGAGGAACTTTCCTCTCAGTAGAGGCACTGTTGCTGGAATACTGAAAGGCTATGTTGGCCTGAGCGGTGCAGTTTTCACAGAGATCTTTGCTATGGTTCTTAATGATTCAGCTTCAGATTTGTTGCTGTTTCTAACATTGGGAATTCCGATCATCTGTTTGTCCATGATGTACTTTATCCGGGCCTGCACACCAGCTTCTGGCGAGGATTCTTCTGAGCATGTCCATTTTCTTTTCACACAAGCAGCAAGTCTCTTGCTTGCAGTTTATCTTCTCACTACAACAATTTTGAAGACCATTCTATCTCTAAATAGTTCCATCTCCTATGTACTTGTTGGAGTAATGGTTATTCTGTTGATGTCTCCTTTAGCAATTCCCTTGAAGATGACAATCTTTCCGTCTCGTCATAAGAGATATGGTTCCTCAAATGATTTGACTGAAGAAGAAGTCAGTTCCAGCCAAACGGCGTCCTTATTAACTCCAATTTCATCAGAAGCAGACCTTGGGAGCTTTCATGAAGGTGAAGATGTTTCTGAGGTAGACATGCTATTGGCTGTGGGGGAGGGTGCagtgaagaagaaaaggaaaccTAGAAGAGGTGAAGACTTCAAATTTCGTGAAGCTGTTATTAAAGCTGACTTCTGGCTTCTGTGGCTCGCATACTTCTTTGGTGTTGGCTCTGGTGTAACTGTTCTTAACAATTTAGCACAGATTGGTGTTGCACTTGGTGTAAATGACACAACGATATTACTGAGTTTGTTCAGCTTTTGCAATTTTTTGGGCCGTCTTGGGGCAGGTGTTGTTTCAGAACACTTTGTAAG GTCAAAAACAGTACCACGGACATTTTGGATGATGGTAACACAAATCATCATGATTATAACAttccttctttatgcctcagCTCTGAGTGGTACTCTCTATGCTGCGACTGCATTACTGGGGATTTGCTTCGGTGTTCAGTTTGGTGTAATGATTCCAACTGCCTCCGAGCTTTTTGGCTTGAAACATTTTGGCATAATATTCAACTTCATGCAGCTTGGCAACCCTATAGGAGCACTTCTGTTCTCTGGTTTACTGGCTGGTTATGTCTACGACACAGAGGCAGGAAAGCAACAAGAATTGCACTGTCTGGGACCAAATTGCTTTAGGCTCACGTTCCTGGTTTTAGCAGGAGTTTCTGCCTTTGGTGCATTCTTGAGCATGATCTTGACCATCAGAATTAGACCAGTTTACCAGATGTTGTATGCTGCAGGTTCTTTCCGTTTGGCTCAGGCTTCTGATCACTGA